In the genome of Misgurnus anguillicaudatus chromosome 11, ASM2758022v2, whole genome shotgun sequence, one region contains:
- the marchf8 gene encoding E3 ubiquitin-protein ligase MARCHF8 isoform X2, whose protein sequence is MNMPLHQISVIPRDVTSSRLSNSGKAKEKDKQNEKPLGHSASRSSNISKAGSPTSVNAPYSFPRTSVTPSNQDICSSNDLVQDLGSQRPLQATIVMLNSNNRSSASSNVTMTTLCTGSPTKPKNRTLFSTEWLSLLKPPVNLKPEVGGLKFSKSLNDVGQKMDTLYSGLHFIDRTCSDGELDTEKDKHMKDDHDKAHSNPSHPPSFTLNYKYIPSVGPEHRLVPPPSDLQRSSNFLRFIFPFNRSSAAGSSEIGSYASRLQIHKSPSALLEVAESCCMEEIGDDEVFEEDSSRQKLKVEGLRAPLCSLDEDSDLDQCSSPLSEKNGPLSPFSLSGDCCRICHCEGDEESPLITPCHCTGSLRFVHQSCLQQWIKSSDTRCCELCKYDFIMETKLKPLRKWEKLQMTASERRKIMCSVTFHVIAITCVVWSLYVLIDRTAEEIKQAGRIPGILEWPFWTKLVVVAIGFTGGLVFMYVQCKVYMQLWKRLKAYNRVIYVQNRPETCKKNVFDKPSLLEPNLENKEALGPAQSDTNSSQYTETEDYSMEILHV, encoded by the exons GCAGGAAGCCCGACCTCGGTTAATGCTCCATACAGCTTCCCGAGAACTTCAGTGACGCCCTCAAACCAGGATATCTGCAG TTCCAATGACCTCGTTCAGGATCTGGGCTCACAGAGGCCTTTACAGGCTACTATAGTGATGCTGAACTCTAATAATAGAAGCTCAGCATCATCGAATGTCACCATGACAACACTCTGCACGGGCTCTCCCACCAAGCCCAAAAATAGGACCTTATTTAGCACAGAATGGCTCTCCCTACTCAAACCGCCAGTCAATCTGAAACCAGAAGTTGGCGGTCTGAAGTTCTCAAAGTCTCTGAATGACGTGGGCCAAAAGATGGACACCCTGTACAGCGGTCTTCACTTTATAGATCGCACATGTTCAGATGGTGAGCTGGACACGGAGAAAGACAAGCACATGAAAGATGACCATGACAAAGCCCACTCTAATCCATCTCATCCTCCATCATTCACACTCAACTACAAATACATCCCCAGTGTAGGTCCTGAGCACCGCTTGGTTCCTCCTCCATCTGATCTTCAGAGAAGCTCCAACTTCCTACGCTTTATCTTCCCGTTCAACCGCTCATCCGCCGCAGGAAGCTCAGAGATAGGAAGCTACGCCTCGCGGTTGCAAATCCACAAGTCACCCAGCGCCTTGTTAGAGGTCGCCGAGTCCTGTTGTATGGAGGAGATTGGAGACGATGAGGTGTTTGAGGAAGACTCATCTCGACAAAAGCTCAAGGTGGAGGGCTTGAGGGCTCCTCTTTGTTCCCTTGACGAGGACAGCGACCTGGATCAGTGCTCCTCTCCGCTGTCAGAGAAGAACGGCCCCCTCTCGCCCTTCTCTCTTTCTGGGGACTGCTGCAG GATTTGTCACTGTGAGGGGGATGAAGAGAGCCCGCTGATAACACCCTGCCACTGTACTGGAAGTCTGAGGTTTGTCCATCAGTCCTGCCTGCAGCAGTGGATCAAGAGCTCAGACACACGCTGCTGTGAGCTCTGCAAATATGACTTCATCATGGAGACCAAACTCAAGCCCCTACGCAAG TGGGAGAAGCTTCAGATGACAGCCAGCGAGAGGAGAAAGATCATGTGCTCTGTCACTTTCCACGTCATCGCCATCACCTGTGTGGTCTGGTCGCTCTACGTCCTCATTGATCGCACGGCGGAAGAGATCAAACAAG CGGGGAGAATACCAG GAATATTGGAATGGcctttttggaccaaactggtggtggtggccatAGGCTTCACTGGCGGACTAGTGTTCATGTACGTGCAATGCAAAGTCTACATGCAGTTGTGGAAGAGACTGAAGGCTTACAACAGAGTAATATATGTGCAGAACCGTCCAGAGACCTGTAAAAAGAATGTTTTCGATAAGCCCTCTCTTCTGGAGCCAAACCTGGAGAATAAAGAGGCACTCGGCCCGGCGCAGTCAGACACAAACTCTTCGCAGTACACAGAGACAGAAGACTACAGTATGGAGATTCTGCACGTTTGA